One stretch of Mycolicibacterium fallax DNA includes these proteins:
- a CDS encoding Nif3-like dinuclear metal center hexameric protein produces the protein MSIRLSEVIAVLEAAYPPALAQSWDSVGLVCGDPAEPVTSVTVAVDATEQVIARVPDGGLLLAHHPLLLRGVDTVAASTAKGALIHRLIRTSRALFTAHTNADAAAPGVSDALAETLGVTVTGVLEPVPAGPDLDKWVVFVPAADAESVRAAMFGAGAGQIGDYSRCSWSVAGAGQFLPHDGAAPAVGTVGRVERLAEDRIEVIAPARLRAPILAALRTAHPYEEPAFDVFALAGLPSGVGIGRIGELPEPESLAQFVARAGARLPATSWGVRASGDPDALVSRVAVSGGSGDSMLGAAARAGVDVYLTSDLRHHPADEQRRTAPMALVDVAHWASEFPWCAQAAGLLRGAFGDRLPVDVCDIRTDPWNLHAQSRGDF, from the coding sequence GTGTCCATCCGTCTTTCCGAGGTCATCGCGGTGTTGGAGGCGGCCTATCCGCCGGCGCTGGCGCAGTCCTGGGATTCGGTGGGTCTGGTGTGCGGAGACCCGGCCGAGCCGGTCACCTCGGTCACCGTCGCCGTCGACGCCACCGAGCAGGTCATCGCGCGGGTGCCCGACGGCGGCCTGCTGCTGGCCCACCACCCGTTGCTGCTGCGCGGCGTCGACACCGTCGCCGCCTCGACCGCCAAGGGCGCGCTGATCCACCGGCTGATCCGCACCTCGCGGGCGCTGTTCACCGCGCACACCAACGCCGACGCCGCGGCGCCCGGGGTCTCCGATGCGCTCGCCGAAACCCTGGGTGTGACCGTCACCGGCGTGCTGGAGCCCGTCCCGGCTGGGCCCGACCTGGACAAGTGGGTGGTCTTCGTGCCGGCCGCCGACGCCGAGTCGGTGCGCGCGGCGATGTTCGGGGCAGGCGCCGGCCAGATCGGCGACTACTCGCGGTGCAGCTGGAGCGTCGCCGGCGCCGGGCAGTTCCTGCCGCACGACGGCGCCGCGCCGGCCGTCGGGACCGTCGGGCGGGTGGAACGGCTGGCCGAGGACCGCATCGAGGTGATCGCCCCGGCCCGGCTGCGGGCGCCGATCCTGGCCGCCCTGCGCACCGCACACCCCTACGAGGAGCCCGCGTTCGACGTCTTCGCGCTGGCCGGCCTGCCCTCGGGTGTCGGGATCGGCCGGATCGGTGAGCTGCCCGAGCCGGAGTCGCTGGCCCAGTTCGTCGCCCGCGCCGGCGCCCGGCTGCCCGCCACCAGCTGGGGGGTGCGCGCCAGCGGTGATCCCGACGCGCTGGTCTCGCGCGTCGCGGTGTCCGGCGGGTCCGGGGACTCGATGCTCGGTGCCGCCGCCCGGGCCGGGGTGGATGTCTACCTCACCTCCGACCTGCGCCACCATCCCGCCGACGAGCAGCGCCGCACCGCGCCGATGGCGCTGGTCGACGTCGCGCACTGGGCCAGCGAATTCCCGTGGTGCGCGCAGGCCGCCGGGCTGCTGCGCGGCGCGTTCGGGGACCGGCTGCCGGTCGACGTCTGTGATATCCGTACCGATCCCTGGAACCTGCACGCCCAATCCCGAGGGGACTTCTGA
- a CDS encoding HAD-IA family hydrolase, which produces MTDLRCDTRPDLVLFDLDGTLTDSAPGIVASFRHAMTEVGADGVVADDDAALATRIVGPPMHETMTELGLGGADGAAMAAYRAHYTSHGWSMNAPFDGVAELLVDLRDAGVRLAVATSKAEPAARRILAHFGLDGHFEVIAGASVDGVRSAKTDVVAHALAQLGPLPERVLMVGDRSHDVAGAADHGIDTVVVEWGYGRTDFDGDEPAPGAGFVADVTELREVLGV; this is translated from the coding sequence GTGACCGATCTGCGCTGCGACACCCGACCCGATCTGGTGCTGTTTGATCTCGACGGCACGCTCACCGATTCCGCACCCGGGATCGTGGCGAGTTTCCGTCATGCCATGACCGAGGTCGGCGCCGACGGCGTCGTTGCCGACGACGATGCCGCACTGGCCACCCGGATCGTCGGGCCGCCGATGCACGAAACCATGACTGAGCTGGGCCTCGGCGGCGCCGACGGGGCGGCGATGGCGGCCTACCGCGCGCATTACACCAGCCACGGCTGGTCGATGAACGCCCCGTTCGACGGGGTGGCCGAGCTGCTCGTCGACCTGCGGGACGCCGGGGTGCGGCTGGCGGTGGCGACCTCGAAGGCCGAGCCGGCCGCGCGCCGCATCCTGGCGCACTTCGGCCTCGACGGGCACTTCGAGGTGATCGCCGGGGCCAGCGTCGACGGCGTCCGCTCGGCGAAGACCGATGTGGTGGCGCACGCGCTGGCCCAGCTGGGGCCGCTGCCGGAGCGGGTACTGATGGTCGGTGACCGCAGCCACGACGTGGCGGGGGCCGCCGACCACGGCATCGACACCGTCGTCGTCGAATGGGGCTACGGCCGGACCGATTTCGACGGTGACGAGCCGGCACCGGGGGCCGGGTTCGTCGCCGACGTCACCGAGCTGCGCGAGGTGCTCGGTGTCTGA
- a CDS encoding low molecular weight protein-tyrosine-phosphatase, protein MSELHVTFVCSGNICRSPMAEKMFAHQLAERGLADRVRVSSAGTGGWHAGDGADDRAVQVLVGHGYPGEHRAAQLDEDHLSADLVIALGRNHERHLRHHGVDPQRLRMLRSFDPRSGAHPDDVEDPYYGGLADFEETFTVIAAALPGLHAWVDERLGQ, encoded by the coding sequence GTGTCTGAGCTGCATGTGACGTTCGTCTGCTCGGGCAACATCTGCCGTTCCCCGATGGCGGAGAAGATGTTCGCCCACCAGCTGGCCGAGCGCGGGCTGGCCGACCGGGTGCGGGTGTCCAGCGCCGGGACCGGCGGCTGGCACGCCGGCGACGGCGCCGACGACCGGGCCGTGCAGGTCCTTGTCGGGCACGGCTATCCGGGCGAGCACCGGGCGGCCCAGCTCGACGAGGATCACCTGTCGGCCGATCTGGTCATCGCGCTGGGCCGCAACCACGAGCGGCACCTGCGCCATCACGGCGTGGACCCGCAGCGGCTGCGGATGCTGCGCTCCTTCGACCCGCGCTCCGGCGCGCACCCCGACGACGTCGAGGACCCCTACTACGGCGGCCTGGCCGACTTCGAGGAGACCTTCACCGTCATCGCCGCGGCACTGCCCGGGCTGCACGCCTGGGTGGACGAGCGCCTGGGGCAGTGA
- a CDS encoding SURF1 family cytochrome oxidase biogenesis protein has product MRRLKMLLQPSWLALAAVALLFTYLCFTVLAPWQLGKNARVSKENHQIDVSLTADPVPVTDLLPHQDSTAPEQQWRRVTATGHYLPDKQALARLRVIQGAPMFEVLVPFAVDGGPTVLVDRGWVAPLEGSRPPAIEPAPEGRVSIAARLRDAEIAPPDKKPFTADGSLQVYAIDPTQLSGLVDVPLAGAYLQLEADQPGGLGVIELPHLDAGPFLSYGIQWIAFGIVAPIGLGYFIYSEVKVRRRERENRELLDAAADDEANRPNTDDEDAAPGTEDTRAPAPESVQQARVEQKLTDRYGRRR; this is encoded by the coding sequence ATGCGCCGGCTGAAGATGCTGTTGCAGCCGAGTTGGCTGGCGCTGGCGGCGGTCGCGTTGCTGTTCACCTACCTGTGTTTCACCGTGCTGGCGCCCTGGCAGCTGGGCAAGAACGCCCGGGTGTCCAAGGAGAACCACCAGATCGACGTGTCGCTGACCGCCGACCCGGTTCCGGTGACCGATCTGCTGCCGCACCAGGATTCGACCGCGCCCGAACAGCAGTGGCGCCGGGTGACGGCGACGGGTCACTACCTGCCGGACAAGCAGGCACTGGCCCGGCTGCGGGTCATTCAGGGCGCCCCGATGTTTGAGGTGCTGGTGCCGTTCGCCGTCGACGGCGGACCGACGGTGCTGGTCGACCGCGGCTGGGTGGCCCCGCTGGAGGGCTCCCGGCCGCCGGCGATCGAGCCCGCGCCGGAGGGTCGGGTGAGCATCGCGGCGCGGCTGCGTGACGCCGAGATCGCCCCGCCGGACAAGAAGCCGTTCACCGCCGACGGCTCGCTGCAGGTGTACGCCATCGATCCGACCCAGCTGTCCGGGCTGGTCGACGTGCCGCTGGCCGGGGCCTACCTGCAGTTGGAGGCCGACCAGCCCGGCGGCCTGGGGGTCATCGAGCTGCCGCACCTGGACGCCGGGCCGTTCCTGTCCTACGGCATCCAGTGGATCGCGTTCGGCATCGTCGCCCCGATCGGGCTGGGGTATTTCATCTACTCCGAGGTCAAGGTGCGCCGGCGGGAACGGGAAAATCGGGAACTCCTCGATGCCGCCGCCGACGACGAGGCCAACCGCCCCAACACCGACGACGAAGACGCCGCTCCGGGCACCGAGGACACCCGGGCACCCGCCCCGGAGTCGGTGCAGCAGGCCCGCGTCGAGCAGAAGCTCACCGACCGGTACGGCCGGCGCCGATAG
- a CDS encoding cobalamin biosynthesis protein, whose product MPATRPRAIGLLTGYLADRALGDPRRGHPVAGFGAAAAGLETLTYRDSRGAGVLHVAVLLGALAAGGAAAESAAGRRPAGAAAALAAATWVALGGRSLARTGTQLADLLDAGDLDAARGLLPSLCGRDPATLDADGLARAALESVAENTSDAAVAPLVWAAVGGVPGVLVYRGANTLDAMVGYRSPRYTRFGWAAARFDDLANYLPARVCAALVVACAPAVGGSPAAAIRAWRRDAARHPSPNAGVVEAAFAGALGVRLGGPTPYHHGLEIRPTLGDGDPPGSADLRRAARLSTLVQCAAAALAAGLLLAIGAGRTGR is encoded by the coding sequence GTGCCAGCGACGAGACCCCGGGCGATCGGCCTGCTCACCGGCTACCTCGCCGACCGGGCGCTGGGTGATCCGCGCCGCGGGCATCCGGTGGCCGGCTTCGGGGCCGCCGCGGCGGGGTTGGAGACACTGACCTACCGGGACAGTCGCGGGGCCGGGGTGCTGCACGTCGCGGTGCTGCTCGGCGCGCTGGCGGCCGGGGGAGCGGCGGCCGAGAGCGCCGCCGGACGCCGGCCGGCCGGAGCCGCCGCCGCGCTGGCCGCGGCCACCTGGGTCGCCCTGGGTGGACGCTCGCTGGCCCGCACCGGGACGCAGCTGGCGGACCTGCTCGACGCCGGGGATCTGGACGCCGCGCGCGGGTTGCTGCCGTCGCTGTGCGGGCGCGACCCGGCTACCCTGGATGCCGATGGGCTGGCCCGGGCCGCGCTGGAATCGGTCGCCGAGAACACCTCCGACGCCGCCGTCGCGCCGCTGGTGTGGGCCGCGGTCGGCGGGGTGCCCGGGGTGCTGGTCTACCGCGGCGCCAACACCCTGGACGCGATGGTCGGCTACCGCTCGCCGCGCTACACCCGGTTCGGCTGGGCCGCGGCCCGATTCGACGACCTGGCGAACTACCTGCCGGCCCGGGTCTGCGCGGCGCTGGTCGTCGCGTGCGCGCCGGCGGTGGGCGGCTCACCGGCGGCGGCGATCCGGGCCTGGCGCCGCGACGCGGCCCGGCACCCCAGCCCGAACGCCGGGGTGGTGGAGGCCGCGTTCGCCGGGGCGCTGGGCGTTCGGCTGGGCGGGCCGACCCCGTACCACCACGGCCTGGAGATCCGGCCCACCCTCGGTGACGGTGACCCGCCGGGGTCGGCCGACCTGCGCCGGGCGGCGCGACTGTCGACCCTGGTCCAGTGCGCGGCCGCCGCGCTTGCGGCGGGACTGCTGCTGGCTATCGGCGCCGGCCGTACCGGTCGGTGA
- a CDS encoding TIGR03564 family F420-dependent LLM class oxidoreductase — MRIGLMVGSDRERSRADRLSGLLEDARGAEAAGLASFWMPQVPGYLDALTAVALIGQVTEHIELGTAVLPIQTRHPLIMAQQALTTDLACGDRLALGLGPSHHWIISDQLGLSYDRPARLVRDYLEVLTASVTGPGPVRVRNDSYAVDATIDVAEAPTMPILLAALGNTMLRLAGERAGGTILWMADERTIADHVVPRITAAADGAGRPAPRIVAGVPVALCAAGEVDRARRYASEVLGHAELSPNYLRLLEHGDARDVGDTMAAGDEAAVAARLRRYRDAGVTDLAARIVPLGDDAAARARSRARTQEFLASIAAGR, encoded by the coding sequence ATGAGGATCGGTTTGATGGTCGGCTCCGACCGGGAGCGTTCGCGCGCGGATCGGCTGTCCGGGCTGTTGGAGGATGCCCGCGGCGCCGAGGCGGCCGGCCTCGCGTCGTTCTGGATGCCGCAGGTCCCGGGTTACCTGGACGCGCTGACCGCCGTCGCGCTGATCGGTCAGGTGACCGAACACATCGAACTCGGCACCGCGGTGCTGCCCATCCAGACCCGGCACCCGCTGATCATGGCGCAGCAGGCGCTGACCACCGACCTGGCCTGCGGCGACCGGCTCGCCCTCGGCCTGGGCCCGTCGCACCACTGGATCATCAGCGATCAGCTGGGCCTGTCCTACGACCGGCCGGCCCGGCTGGTCCGGGACTATCTCGAGGTGCTGACCGCATCGGTCACCGGGCCCGGACCGGTGCGGGTGCGCAACGACAGCTATGCCGTCGACGCGACGATCGACGTCGCCGAGGCGCCGACGATGCCGATTCTGCTTGCGGCGCTGGGGAACACGATGTTGCGGCTGGCCGGCGAGCGGGCCGGCGGAACCATCCTGTGGATGGCCGACGAGCGCACCATCGCCGACCATGTGGTGCCGCGCATCACCGCCGCCGCCGACGGTGCCGGCCGGCCGGCACCGCGGATCGTCGCGGGCGTGCCGGTCGCACTGTGCGCGGCCGGCGAGGTCGACCGGGCCCGCCGGTATGCCAGCGAGGTGCTCGGGCACGCCGAGCTCTCGCCGAACTACCTGCGGCTGTTGGAGCACGGCGACGCCCGGGACGTCGGCGACACCATGGCCGCCGGCGACGAGGCCGCCGTGGCCGCCCGGCTGCGTCGCTACCGGGATGCCGGGGTCACCGACCTGGCCGCCCGGATCGTGCCGCTTGGCGACGACGCGGCGGCCCGGGCCCGATCACGCGCACGCACCCAGGAGTTCCTGGCCTCGATCGCCGCCGGCCGGTAG
- a CDS encoding DUF4926 domain-containing protein encodes MGHPYRRINSFLPQTLEAPMYPELSRVALTRPVPAYGLPAGTVGAVVGAYSDGVGYEVEFVAADGRTIAVLTLTADDLAAVPG; translated from the coding sequence GTGGGTCACCCGTACCGTCGCATCAACTCCTTTCTCCCCCAAACCCTGGAGGCCCCGATGTACCCCGAACTCTCCCGCGTCGCCCTCACCCGCCCGGTCCCCGCATATGGCCTCCCCGCTGGCACCGTCGGCGCCGTCGTCGGCGCGTACTCCGACGGGGTCGGCTATGAGGTGGAATTCGTGGCCGCCGACGGCCGCACCATCGCCGTGCTCACCCTGACCGCCGACGACCTCGCCGCGGTGCCGGGCTGA
- a CDS encoding FtsK/SpoIIIE domain-containing protein: MSEFDDLFGLGDDLSAPEPAPKPRPKTRAPQPDPAPEFVDRAAEADAKAEQARRLAAQAAELAELAERVSRCGQVQGPQADEKPAEVTAREHVIDRWNRYTTVEQVTRLGLPAGSRLRAIPHGANGVQVQVRVPLGTVLVDAARGVVGLIRAWEWGDYAAAPVDASRFTLTRGIVGEDPAQPWRAAGKTAAAIYAQDTAEGKKVSRLLFERAGLTVKKSDGSVLAPRILAREIGPRGPELLVRLPGGLSVRDAVKAEGTLASLFRCPDLRCEAEGTHLRIKLNTRPAVAFPKFVHMEPTQFWLPHSPEQRFVVAPKLVLPVGVTAAGERIEVPLAKRPHVVIAGTSGAGKTRSILTMITGLALQGAAVAIGAFKVDPDLEFLYGARMPGVVHYSTTIGGISRLLLWLRDELERRSALMPLLARRGISRPVWEPVVVFIDEWGQGLDELLGSADPAERGAGAAMVNVASKIFAQGRSFALHLVLSTQHTYASAIPGRIAQNAATRIVFGRPKPGPAGPIEVLFKDDKAAAVEAAEGITDGMRGRGIVADAAGKVQQFQAHYGYTPAEHPETAGDAELAASWARTRDALERTPRVRRWGWRFPLDGSGEWQGWSLFPGDRTTGELPTVAQLPVVVLDGIDGRPDRAAGRWDPLSDAYDPGVPLLNPDHIAPASY; encoded by the coding sequence ATGTCCGAGTTCGATGACCTTTTCGGCCTCGGCGACGACCTTTCCGCACCTGAACCGGCGCCGAAACCGCGCCCGAAAACCCGCGCGCCGCAGCCGGATCCGGCGCCGGAGTTCGTCGACCGCGCGGCCGAAGCCGATGCCAAAGCCGAGCAGGCTCGCCGCCTCGCCGCGCAGGCCGCGGAACTCGCGGAACTCGCCGAGCGCGTCTCCCGCTGCGGGCAGGTGCAGGGCCCGCAGGCCGACGAGAAGCCCGCCGAAGTCACCGCCCGCGAGCACGTGATCGACCGCTGGAACCGCTACACCACCGTCGAGCAGGTGACGCGGCTGGGGCTGCCGGCCGGGTCGCGGCTGCGCGCAATCCCGCACGGCGCGAACGGTGTTCAGGTCCAGGTTCGGGTGCCGCTGGGCACCGTCCTGGTCGATGCGGCGCGCGGCGTTGTGGGGCTGATCCGAGCCTGGGAATGGGGCGATTACGCCGCCGCGCCGGTCGATGCCAGCCGCTTCACCCTCACGCGCGGCATCGTCGGCGAGGACCCCGCGCAGCCGTGGCGGGCAGCCGGAAAGACGGCCGCCGCGATCTACGCGCAGGACACCGCCGAGGGGAAAAAGGTGTCGCGCCTGCTGTTCGAGCGGGCCGGTCTGACGGTGAAGAAGTCCGACGGCAGTGTTCTCGCGCCGCGCATCTTGGCGCGTGAAATCGGACCCCGCGGCCCCGAGCTTCTGGTGCGGCTCCCGGGCGGTCTCAGCGTCCGCGACGCGGTGAAAGCCGAAGGCACGCTGGCGTCCCTGTTCCGCTGCCCGGACCTCCGCTGCGAGGCCGAGGGCACCCATCTGCGCATCAAGTTGAACACTCGTCCGGCGGTCGCGTTCCCGAAGTTCGTGCACATGGAGCCCACGCAGTTCTGGCTTCCGCACAGCCCGGAGCAGCGGTTCGTGGTAGCGCCGAAACTGGTTCTGCCGGTGGGGGTTACCGCGGCGGGTGAGCGCATCGAAGTGCCGCTCGCGAAGCGGCCTCACGTGGTGATCGCGGGCACGTCCGGTGCAGGCAAAACCCGATCCATCCTGACCATGATCACAGGACTGGCTCTACAGGGGGCAGCGGTCGCAATCGGGGCGTTCAAGGTGGACCCTGACCTGGAGTTTCTCTACGGCGCGCGGATGCCGGGGGTGGTGCACTACAGCACCACGATCGGCGGCATTTCGCGGTTGCTGCTGTGGCTGCGGGATGAGCTGGAGCGCCGGTCGGCGTTGATGCCGCTGCTGGCCCGGCGGGGCATCAGCCGGCCGGTGTGGGAACCCGTCGTCGTGTTTATCGATGAGTGGGGCCAGGGCCTCGACGAGCTGCTCGGATCCGCCGATCCCGCGGAGCGCGGGGCGGGTGCCGCGATGGTCAATGTGGCCAGCAAAATCTTCGCGCAGGGCCGCAGTTTCGCACTCCACCTGGTGTTGTCGACGCAGCACACTTACGCCAGCGCGATACCCGGTCGCATCGCCCAGAACGCCGCCACGCGCATCGTTTTCGGCCGCCCGAAGCCCGGCCCCGCCGGGCCGATCGAGGTGCTGTTCAAGGACGACAAGGCGGCCGCCGTTGAGGCCGCCGAGGGCATCACCGACGGGATGCGCGGCCGCGGGATCGTGGCTGACGCCGCGGGCAAAGTGCAACAGTTCCAGGCGCACTACGGGTACACCCCGGCGGAGCATCCGGAGACCGCCGGGGACGCCGAACTGGCCGCCAGTTGGGCGCGCACCCGCGATGCCCTGGAGCGCACCCCGCGTGTCCGTCGGTGGGGCTGGCGCTTCCCGCTGGACGGCTCCGGCGAGTGGCAGGGATGGTCGCTTTTCCCGGGCGATCGCACCACCGGCGAGCTGCCCACGGTGGCCCAACTGCCGGTGGTGGTGCTGGACGGGATCGACGGCCGGCCCGACCGCGCAGCGGGCCGCTGGGACCCGCTATCCGATGCCTATGACCCCGGAGTTCCACTGCTGAACCCCGACCACATCGCCCCCGCCAGCTACTGA
- a CDS encoding helix-turn-helix domain-containing protein: MLTIRQVAGLARVSVSTVERAVRRGELRAFKLGRATRISSADARAWLTAAPVQVQVRATSDAAEGAA, translated from the coding sequence ATGTTGACGATTCGGCAGGTTGCGGGGCTCGCGCGGGTGAGCGTGAGCACCGTAGAAAGGGCAGTGCGCCGCGGCGAGCTGCGGGCTTTCAAGCTCGGGCGCGCGACGCGGATCAGCTCTGCGGACGCGCGCGCATGGCTCACCGCGGCCCCTGTGCAGGTGCAGGTTCGGGCCACCAGCGACGCCGCGGAGGGTGCCGCGTGA